In Drosophila teissieri strain GT53w chromosome 2R, Prin_Dtei_1.1, whole genome shotgun sequence, the following proteins share a genomic window:
- the LOC122613124 gene encoding ejaculatory bulb-specific protein 1: protein MVRQLILVLSLIIFCGSSHAIVSELARQTESAIQGWADIKMAPLRYLNVLFGANPGGLRGLNGRNLALEASLSTATNLQVAKLVKLLASGNLFPGGYFPYPGYSRITADLDKGSDLITIIKNTRSYDRIPGWNIPIGWPHYPGPPYWPWDTIKPSPIRPEEPFPGVPGLPHFPGVPGLPPFPGVPGLPPFPDIPLPPPGGPPHQPDGPPVLPDGPPDLPDGPQHQPDGSPHQPDGPPHQPDGPQPPIGRLPRLPGLPGLPGLPGLPGLPGLPGLPGLPGLPGLPGLPGLPGLPGLPGLPGLLGLRGLLRLPKLIQQFPWILRGLLPRRPIIIGPGPSAEVDIDATLNVGSGFFGSDGLLGTGIFGKNGLFGTGFLSGPSLDPFGIFTPIGSFFGALGSLFGLSPPVPFFGPFGPFGRGVEGSVTVDVGGYVPWPKSILAGILHPFLGILG, encoded by the exons ATGGTGCGACAATTG ATTCTCGTCCTTTCTCTGATCATCTTTTGCGGCAGCTCACATGCTATTGTCAGTGAGTTGGCCCGGCAGACCGAGTCTGCCATCCAAGGATGGGCAGACATAAAGATGGCGCCTCTACGTTACTTAAATGTTCTTTTTGGTGCTAATCCCGGAGGACTTCGGGGTCTTAACGGTAGAAATCTCGCACTTGAAGCTTCTTTATCAACTGCTACCAATTTGCAAGTCGCTAAATTAGTCAAATTATTGGCAAGTGGCAACCTATTTCCAGGAGGTTATTTCCCTTATCCCGGATATAGTAGAATTACAGCTGATTTGGACAAGGGAAGCGACCTAATCACTATAATCAAGAACACACGGTCCTACGACCGTATTCCTGGTTGGAATATTCCAATTGGATGGCCTCATTATCCAGGTCCACCTTATTGGCCATGGGACACAATTAAACCTTCGCCGATACGTCCCGAAGAACCGTTCCCTGGTGTACCTGGACTTCCACATTTCCCTGGTGTACCTGGACTTCCACCTTTCCCTGGTGTACCTGGACTTCCACCTTTCCCGGATATACCTCTACCTCCACCGGGTGGACCTCCACATCAACCGGATGGACCCCCAGTTCTACCGGATGGACCTCCTGATCTACCGGATGGACCTCAACATCAACCGGATGGATCTCCACATCAACCGGATGGACCTCCACATCAACCGGATGGACCTCAACCTCCAATAGGTAGACTACCTAGATTACCAGGACTACCAGGACTACCTGGACTACCAGGACTGCCTGGACTGCCTGGACTACCGGGACTGCCTGGACTACCTGGACTACCTGGACTGCCTGGACTGCCTGGACTGCCTGGACTGCCTGGACTACCTGGACTGCCTGGACTACTTGGACTACGTGGACTACTTAGACTGCCTAAACTAATTCAACAATTTCCATGGATACTACGTGGTCTTTTGCCGAGAAGACCTATTATTATTGGGCCTGGTCCGAGTGCAGAAGTTGATATAGATGCGACGCTAAATGTAGGCAGCGGATTTTTCGGAAGCGATGGACTACTCGGTACAggaatttttggaaaaaatggACTCTTTGGAACTGGATTTCTTAGTGGACCGTCATTAGACCCCTTTGGCATTTTTACCCCAATCGGAAGTTTCTTTGGAGCACTGGGAAGCCTATTTGGATTAAGTCCACCAGTACCGTTCTTTGGACCTTTCGGGCCTTTCGGACGCGGAGTGGAGGGATCTGTCACCGTGGATGTCGGCGGCTATGTGCCATGGCCAAAAAGCATATTAGCAGGAATTTTGCATCCTTTCCTGGGAATCCTGGGATAG
- the LOC122612561 gene encoding uncharacterized protein LOC122612561 isoform X2, whose translation MNHSVQERQLVQQVTTTKTIYLTMKPKQLLAAALCLAASIILETKAQENAMLQIPPSLVECYNTSYFMNRDNRLPANMDTLISLIEKVENSYASSSGVQADIRTVSVALLHRFRQDGIKKAAGINAADGVIPYSPTGFQFPKLKILLSGLIPGNAYTFPNSSLTRVERCSLHFMLSSTFDTRTRGDENNVCNQLSQYRAQRLPRSLRKEHDNNFISDSEWLEARPKRGRSSDSVSKYEQLGELDYESDWAYAGPETSQCPVEDGLVRTRWGTISGGTLIAGIAAGVQQQTVQLNQLLTRATPLRARSRSQSQTSNTIDNRWAATLAGELAEVTLVQLPVSNGNSASVGATGGWNDTVLPHWYFLSQRNNLEATDAEIRGGLDGLILAKNVASWRTQASSLKLSQLLRMYYSTNGVLSSGINACSRQNQFTNVAPSQEMEDQTNAFAVVLDRQMQLRVTLQPSLISQFAGNATASLVTYVPQSLNDVSCVATSNLDLTDSITPMTNLYLFLDTSWQYSTIVDYVAYVIQQLNIHPYASTITMLSAQDGSIIVNTTNYITDVYQQWNATSQATYTQGFNLPNVLRTIQNLTQNLMNEEKTNSSLSGHSLVALIIPNQQTVNDGDSSYATTEIQYIQEQIPDLRFIYYGGGSIQRFSSFVRDPTQDLFSLTLGSTPATSAGPVAKRIVQIPRRIINPRCGSSWYTNSWGTDQTAQYVGPGKVNFYRVSANYFFGTGANRFLTIQSQNGGTYTICTSRTYAWPQQNSTTLSTASSIAQSCTQISGNSYSYDLSSACEGYYTITQCPDLYLSVQATSNTTSCTQDACQTPDQWRYIMSMVNMGCYSGVSGLAASLLTIIFALLALMQIQ comes from the exons ATGAACCATTCAGTTCAAGAGAGACAGCTGGTACAACAAG tTACCACAACGAAAACGATTTACCTAACCATGAAACCGAAGCAACTTTTGGCAGCAGCTCTCTGTCTAGCTGCTTCCATTATTCTGGAGACAAAGGCACAGGAAAATGCAATGTTGCAAATTCCACCTTCATTGGTTGAGTGTTATAATACATCATACTTCATGAATCGGGATAATCGTCTACCAGCCAACATGGATACGCTTATTTCTCTTATCGAAAAAGTAGAAAATAGCTACGCATCTAGTTCAGGTGTACAAGCCGATATTCGAACCGTGTCGGTAGCCTTGCTGCATCGTTTCCGTCAAGATGGCATTAAGAAGGCCGCTGGAATAAATGCAGCGGACGGGGTAATACCGTACAGTCCAACAGGCTTTCAGTTTCCAAAGTTAAAAATTTTGCTCTCAGGGCTTATACCGGGAAACGCCTATACCTTTCCCAACAGTTCATTGACAAGAGTGGAGCGGTGCTCCCTCCATTTTATGCTATCAAGCACCTTTGACACAAGAACGCGCGGCGATGAAAACAATGTGTGCAATCAACTCTCTCAGTATAGAGCCCAGCGACTGCCGAGATCCTTAAGAAAGGAGCATGACAATAATTTTATAAGCGATTCTGAATGGCTGGAAGCACGCCCGAAACGAGGACGATCATCCGACTCAGTATCAAAATACGAACAATTGGGAGAATTAGACTACGAATCCGACTGGGCTTATGCCGGCCCTGAAACTAGCCAATGCCCTGTCGAGGACGGTTTAGTACGAACACGCTGGGGAACTATTTCTGGAGGCACTCTGATCGCCGGTATTGCTGCTGGTGTCCAGCAGCAGACAGTGCAACTTAATCAGCTATTGACCCGGGCTACCCCACTACGCGCTCGTAGTCGCAGTCAGTCCCAGACTAGCAATACTATTGACAACAGGTGGGCGGCGACTTTGGCCGGGGAGTTGGCGGAAGTCACGTTGGTCCAACTACCAGTGTCGAATGGCAATTCCGCTTCCGTTGGGGCTACCGGTGGATGGAATGACACAGTCCTACCCCATTGGTACTTCCTATCGCAGCGCAACAACCTTGAGGCTACCGATGCCGAGATCCGTGGTGGCCTTGATGGTCTGATTCTGGCTAAGAATGTGGCCAGTTGGAGGACTCAAGCATCAAGCCTTAAACTTTCCCAATTGCTGCGCATGTACTACTCAACAAATGGTGTCCTTAGTTCAGGGATCAACGCCTGCAGTAGGCAAAATCAATTCACAAATGTGGCTCCATCGCAGGAAATGGAGGACCAGACAAATGCGTTTGCCGTAGTACTGGATCGGCAGATGCAGCTGCGTGTCACCCTCCAGCCTTCCCTTATTTCCCAATTTGCTGGTAACGCTACCGCATCTCTGGTGACGTATGTGC CACAATCGTTAAACGATGTCTCTTGCGTGGCCACCAGTAATCTTGATTTGACAGATTCCATAACTCCAATGACTAACCTGTATCTCTTCTTGGATACTTCTTGGCAATATAGCACCATTGTTGACTATGTAGC ttatGTTATCCAGCAGCTTAATATTCACCCCTATGCCAGCACAATCACAATGCTTTCCGCACAAGATGGATCGATTATCGTAAACACCACAAACTATATTACCGATGTCTATCAGCAATGGAATGCCACTTCACAGGCGACTT ATACTCAGGGATTCAACCTTCCTAATGTTCTGCGTACAATTCAAAATCTAACCCAGAACTTAATGAATGAAGAAAAGACTAATTCGAGCTTAAGTGGTCACTCACTAGTAGCTCTTATCATTCCGAATCAGCAAACGGTCAATGATGGTGACTCCAGTTACGCCACTACAGAAATTCAGTACATTCAGGAGCAAATTCCAGACCTGCGTTTTATATATTATGGTGGTGGAAGCATTCAACGGTTTTCAAGCTTTGTCCGAGATCCCACCCAAGACCTTTTCTCCCTCACGTTGGGCAGTACACCGGCGACTTCAGCGGGGCCCGTAGCAAAGCGCATTGTCCAAA TTCCCCGTCGCATTATTAATCCACGTTGTGGATCAAGTTGGTACACAAATAGCTGGG GTACTGATCAAACAGCTCAATATGTTGGACCTGGAAAGGTGAATTTTTACCGAGTTTCTGCTAACTATTTCTTTGGCACTGGTGCGAATCGCTTTTTGACCATTCAATCTCAGAATGGAGGAACTTATACCATATGCACTTCACGTACATATGCATGGCCGCAGCAAAACTCAACTACTCTTTCTACAGCAAGCTCGATAGCTCAGAGTTGCACACAAATAAGTGGAAATAGTTATAGCTACGATCTTTCAAGTGCCTGTGAGGGCTACTATACTATCACCCAGTGTCCAGACTTGTATTTGTCGGTCCAAGCTACATCAAATACCACGTCCTGTACACAAGATGCTTGCCAGACCCCTGATCAATGGCGTTATATAATGTCAATGGTCAACATGGGATGCTACAGCGGTGTTTCGGGTCTAGCAGCCAGCCTACTAAcaattatatttgcattgttaGCTCTAATGCAGATTCAATGA
- the LOC122614347 gene encoding uncharacterized protein LOC122614347, protein MFRLFILALILCILADSAFGDIEQILRSINRALGGSSGSNSGNTGSGLGIRTPNSEFSIGFNG, encoded by the exons ATGTTTCGCCTTTTT ATTCTAGCACTCATTCTGTGTATCCTGGCTGATAGTGCTTTTGGTGATATTGAACAGATATTACGAAGCATCAACAGGGCACTTGGTGGATCCTCGGGTTCAAATTCTGGTAACACAGGGTCTGGACTTGGCATAAGAACACCCAATAGCGAATTTTCGATCGGATTTAATGGCTAA
- the LOC122614280 gene encoding ejaculatory bulb-specific protein 2 has product MLRILVLMITFALMTGSAFCSIENLMRIFGGGSANSKGSGSSTLDVNRVINVIPPTNDFSFGYGFRPGFF; this is encoded by the exons ATGCTTCGAATTTTG GTTTTAATGATTACATTCGCTTTAATGACTGGTAGTGCTTTTTGTTCTATCGAGAACCTTATGCGTATTTTTGGCGGTGGAAGTGCTAATTCTAAAGGCAGTGGATCTTCTACTTTGGATGTCAACAGAGTGATAAATGTAATTCCACCCACTAACGATTTCTCTTTTGGATATGGCTTTCGTCCTGGATTCTTTTGA
- the LOC122614547 gene encoding uncharacterized protein LOC122614547, producing the protein MPAASSHSRLFFYLLCAASLLAVSKSDAVPLQPPTEDLAYDAAIQLGLLNHRLNLLSHEEESRQLSLPNITLGNIVNRIPCSCDNGLCKCCAGFLSVIGMNSCTEVAYRPEEFSFELRMRVNNNIWFRQKVSGKNPPPFCFRPPRFNFAKACIQFHDIWFVGRNMHVCMYMSGEFQGFELFERNFDCLLFGDHGVKIVPPEQGYPVRPNDVDIDDGDDEIEDYDENVVRSLAKKMVKKY; encoded by the exons ATGCCAGCAGCCAGCTCACATTCACGTCTGTTCTTCTATTTACTGTGCGCTGCCTCACTCCTAGCCGTTTCCAAGTCGGATGCCG TGCCATTACAACCACCAACTGAAGATTTGGCCTACGACGCAGCTATACAGCTAGGCTTACTTAACCATCGTCTTAATTTACTTAGCCATGAGGAAGAATCAAGACAACTAAGTTTACCAAACATAACACTGGGGAACATCGTGAACCGCATACCCTGTAGTTGTGACAATGGGTTATGCAAGTGCTGTGCTG GTTTCCTTTCAGTTATTGGTATGAACAGTTGCACAGAAGTGGCATATCGACCTGAAGAATTTTCATTCGAGTTGCGAATGCGCGTTAACAACAATATTTGGTTCCGACAAAAGGTATCTGGCAAGAATCCCCCTCCATTCTGCTTCCGGCCGCCTCGTTTTAATTTTGCTAAAGCCTGTATTCAATTTCATGATATATGGTTTGTCGGGCGTAATATGCACGTTTGCATGTATATGTCAGGAGAATTTCAGGGCTTTGAGTTGTTTGAAAG AAACTTTGACTGTCTCTTGTTTGGAGATCACGGAGTTAAAATTGTACCCCCAGAGCAAGGTTATCCTGTAAGACCGAACGATGTCGATATTGATGATGGAGACGATGAAATTGAGGACTACGATGAGAATGTAGTTCGCAGTTTGGCAAAAAAGATGGtcaaaaaatattaa
- the LOC122612561 gene encoding uncharacterized protein LOC122612561 isoform X1 — protein sequence MNHSVQERQLVQQVTTTKTIYLTMKPKQLLAAALCLAASIILETKAQENAMLQIPPSLVECYNTSYFMNRDNRLPANMDTLISLIEKVENSYASSSGVQADIRTVSVALLHRFRQDGIKKAAGINAADGVIPYSPTGFQFPKLKILLSGLIPGNAYTFPNSSLTRVERCSLHFMLSSTFDTRTRGDENNVCNQLSQYRAQRLPRSLRKEHDNNFISDSEWLEARPKRGRSSDSVSKYEQLGELDYESDWAYAGPETSQCPVEDGLVRTRWGTISGGTLIAGIAAGVQQQTVQLNQLLTRATPLRARSRSQSQTSNTIDNRWAATLAGELAEVTLVQLPVSNGNSASVGATGGWNDTVLPHWYFLSQRNNLEATDAEIRGGLDGLILAKNVASWRTQASSLKLSQLLRMYYSTNGVLSSGINACSRQNQFTNVAPSQEMEDQTNAFAVVLDRQMQLRVTLQPSLISQFAGNATASLVTYVPIMDYFPSPQWSEISNLTTIKTDLYVFVDTYWPFGLVVDYVTYVLQGLNIHPYASKVTIFAAYDTTVIVNTTDYIINVYENWNSTSHSWHPPGLSLPRILNTLNARVEDLLETDRATDNLGGRSLVALLIPSTLSYVDEEDYDYCQRYLERMRVRLPSLHLIYYGGGALVRFHDFVGDPSKDLYLLNTEKPPDSCGAPVITRIRQVPRRISNPRCNVKGAISEFGTNSLTQFGSLGSINFYRLDSLYLPARQSMRYLKVSPISKITFTVCTSRSIERPFRNLSAPLRAEENCESTALGSFSFDLTDACVGYTFVPCPPLFFSVQAQSFGEVSCIVEACQTPDEAQYIISLNNLGCNGATVATINMALPSMACLFLFFRILRKYNS from the exons ATGAACCATTCAGTTCAAGAGAGACAGCTGGTACAACAAG tTACCACAACGAAAACGATTTACCTAACCATGAAACCGAAGCAACTTTTGGCAGCAGCTCTCTGTCTAGCTGCTTCCATTATTCTGGAGACAAAGGCACAGGAAAATGCAATGTTGCAAATTCCACCTTCATTGGTTGAGTGTTATAATACATCATACTTCATGAATCGGGATAATCGTCTACCAGCCAACATGGATACGCTTATTTCTCTTATCGAAAAAGTAGAAAATAGCTACGCATCTAGTTCAGGTGTACAAGCCGATATTCGAACCGTGTCGGTAGCCTTGCTGCATCGTTTCCGTCAAGATGGCATTAAGAAGGCCGCTGGAATAAATGCAGCGGACGGGGTAATACCGTACAGTCCAACAGGCTTTCAGTTTCCAAAGTTAAAAATTTTGCTCTCAGGGCTTATACCGGGAAACGCCTATACCTTTCCCAACAGTTCATTGACAAGAGTGGAGCGGTGCTCCCTCCATTTTATGCTATCAAGCACCTTTGACACAAGAACGCGCGGCGATGAAAACAATGTGTGCAATCAACTCTCTCAGTATAGAGCCCAGCGACTGCCGAGATCCTTAAGAAAGGAGCATGACAATAATTTTATAAGCGATTCTGAATGGCTGGAAGCACGCCCGAAACGAGGACGATCATCCGACTCAGTATCAAAATACGAACAATTGGGAGAATTAGACTACGAATCCGACTGGGCTTATGCCGGCCCTGAAACTAGCCAATGCCCTGTCGAGGACGGTTTAGTACGAACACGCTGGGGAACTATTTCTGGAGGCACTCTGATCGCCGGTATTGCTGCTGGTGTCCAGCAGCAGACAGTGCAACTTAATCAGCTATTGACCCGGGCTACCCCACTACGCGCTCGTAGTCGCAGTCAGTCCCAGACTAGCAATACTATTGACAACAGGTGGGCGGCGACTTTGGCCGGGGAGTTGGCGGAAGTCACGTTGGTCCAACTACCAGTGTCGAATGGCAATTCCGCTTCCGTTGGGGCTACCGGTGGATGGAATGACACAGTCCTACCCCATTGGTACTTCCTATCGCAGCGCAACAACCTTGAGGCTACCGATGCCGAGATCCGTGGTGGCCTTGATGGTCTGATTCTGGCTAAGAATGTGGCCAGTTGGAGGACTCAAGCATCAAGCCTTAAACTTTCCCAATTGCTGCGCATGTACTACTCAACAAATGGTGTCCTTAGTTCAGGGATCAACGCCTGCAGTAGGCAAAATCAATTCACAAATGTGGCTCCATCGCAGGAAATGGAGGACCAGACAAATGCGTTTGCCGTAGTACTGGATCGGCAGATGCAGCTGCGTGTCACCCTCCAGCCTTCCCTTATTTCCCAATTTGCTGGTAACGCTACCGCATCTCTGGTGACGTATGTGC CAATTATGGATTACTTTCCGTCTCCGCAATGGTCTGAAATATCCAATCTAACCACAATAAAGACTGATCTATATGTGTTTGTCGACACATACTGGCCTTTCGGCTTGGTTGTTGATTACGTAAC CTATGTGCTGCAGGGCCTTAACATTCATCCATACGCAAGTAAAGTTACCATATTCGCAGCTTACGATACCACAGTTATTGTGAATACCACCGACTACATTATCAACGTCTATGAAAATTGGAATTCAACTTCGCACTCTTGGC ATCCACCCGGTCTTAGTCTGCCACGTATCCTAAACACTTTAAATGCAAGAGTTGAGGACTTGCTTGAAACAGATCGTGCTACCGATAATCTGGGAGGCCGATCATTAGTTGCGCTATTAATACCCAGTACGCTATCTTACGTAGATGAGGAAGACTATGATTATTGTCAGCGATATTTGGAAAGAATGCGTGTGCGTTTACCCAGTTTGCACCTTATTTACTATGGAGGGGGAGCGTTGGTAAGGTTCCACGACTTCGTAGGCGATCCAAGTAAAGATTTGTACCTTTTGAACACCGAAAAGCCACCCGACAGTTGCGGTGCTCCCGTTATTACGCGAATTCGGCAAG TGCCCCGTCGAATTTCAAATCCACGTTGCAATGTTAAAGGCGCAATTAGCGAGTTTGGAACCAATTCCTTGACACAATTTGGGAGTTTGGGCAGTATTAATTTCTACAGACTGGACTCACTATATCTACCGGCTAGACAGAGTATGCGTTACCTAAAAGTTTCCCCCATTAGTAAAATTACTTTTACTGTTTGCACCTCCCGAAGCATTGAACGCCCATTTAGAAATTTAAGTGCGCCATTAAGGGCGGAAGAGAACTGCGAATCTACAGCACTGGGATCATTTAGCTTTGATCTTACTGATGCGTGTGTTGGTTATACCTTTGTGCCTTGTCCTCCTTTATTTTTCTCAGTCCAGGCTCAAAGCTTTGGCGAGGTTTCATGTATAGTTGAGGCTTGTCAAACTCCAGATGAGGCGCAGTATATCATTAGTTTAAATAATCTTGGCTGTAACGGAGCTACCGTCGCAACCATTAATATGGCATTACCTTCTATGGCttgtctatttttattttttcgcattttaagaaaatataattcctaa